TAAGGACGGAAAATCTTATCCCGGTGTGGCACCCGTTGCGAAGCAACAGGGGAAGTTTGTAGCGCAACATATCGTGAGCCGAATAAAATCGAAAAGTATCAAGCCATTTCGGTATAAAGACTTTGGTTCTATGGCGACGATTGGTCGTTATTCTGCCATAGCAGACTTTAATGGCCTGCATATTAAAGGCTGGCTCGGATGGTTTTTATGGGGCTGGATTCATATTTTCTTCCTCATAGGATTTCGCAACCGCCTGCGCGTATATGCCAGTTGGACATATGAATATTTCACATTCAAACGCGGATCGCGGCTTATTCTATCTGAAGCGGAAGATGAGTAACCAAAGATATAAAGCGCAGCCGTAAGATAAAATGGAAAACTACAAAGCTGCTTGAAAGCTTGCAGACAAAGTAGCGCTAATTATCGGAGGGGATTCCGGTAAGAGTTCACCTATTGGCGCAATTT
This window of the Alphaproteobacteria bacterium genome carries:
- a CDS encoding NAD(P)/FAD-dependent oxidoreductase, translating into KDGKSYPGVAPVAKQQGKFVAQHIVSRIKSKSIKPFRYKDFGSMATIGRYSAIADFNGLHIKGWLGWFLWGWIHIFFLIGFRNRLRVYASWTYEYFTFKRGSRLILSEAEDE